A DNA window from Candidatus Protochlamydia naegleriophila contains the following coding sequences:
- the cmk gene encoding (d)CMP kinase, translated as MIITIDGPVATGKSTIAKKLAESIGFIFFDTGAMYRALTYGILKHKIDLDNAEQVQNFLDQFEFDIKVTRHERHYFVEGEDVSKKIRGEEVTSAVSKVSAVKAIREKLMAIQRELAVGVNAVFEGRDMGTVVFPEAAIKVFLTGRNDVRAKRRYDELVAKFPDEAQDLTLEKCLEEISKRDSYDSSREHSPLKQAEDAFVIDTSDLSVDEVVYKILEHKDSVKTKRHS; from the coding sequence ATGATTATTACGATTGATGGACCCGTAGCAACAGGAAAGAGCACAATAGCTAAAAAGCTAGCCGAATCGATTGGCTTCATTTTTTTTGATACTGGTGCCATGTACCGTGCGTTGACTTACGGCATTCTCAAGCATAAGATCGATCTCGACAACGCTGAGCAGGTGCAGAATTTTCTCGATCAATTTGAATTTGATATCAAAGTGACAAGGCATGAGCGCCACTATTTCGTGGAAGGTGAAGATGTCTCAAAAAAAATTAGAGGCGAAGAAGTCACTTCCGCCGTCTCTAAAGTCTCGGCCGTCAAAGCCATTCGCGAAAAGCTAATGGCTATCCAGAGGGAACTCGCTGTTGGAGTCAATGCCGTTTTTGAAGGGCGCGACATGGGAACGGTCGTCTTTCCCGAAGCGGCCATTAAAGTCTTTCTAACCGGCCGCAACGATGTGCGGGCCAAGCGCCGCTATGATGAGCTAGTCGCCAAATTTCCAGACGAAGCCCAAGATCTCACACTGGAAAAATGTTTAGAAGAGATCTCCAAGCGGGATAGTTACGACTCTTCGCGCGAGCACTCCCCTCTAAAACAAGCCGAAGATGCCTTTGTCATCGACACATCCGACCTTTCCGTCGATGAGGTCGTCTATAAAATATTAGAACATAAAGACTCTGTCAAAACTAAACGCCACTCATAA
- a CDS encoding phosphatidate cytidylyltransferase gives MTSHFKQRLIMSSVGIFLIIITIYFSHVPLFTPVFVLINAAIISLALLEYFHLAQHKGFQPLTSLGVGTTTAYVIASFLSIRHPHLAVLPALILLGTAILYFLAFFNKQPNPLGNIAVTWFGIAYLTIPLTCGLQINYFFPPGIADDGRLWLAYALAVTKMTDVGAYICGKILGKNKLAPHISPKKTIEGAIGGLTASLLTSLAFYLFLLSSPIGASMSMSLWQSIWLGLVISILAQFGDLAESILKRDAGVKDSSQLPGLGGVLDIVDSLIFTLPLMYLWLKMHF, from the coding sequence ATGACGAGCCATTTTAAACAGCGTCTCATCATGAGCAGTGTAGGAATTTTCCTTATTATCATTACCATTTATTTTTCTCATGTTCCGCTTTTTACTCCTGTTTTTGTTCTGATAAATGCCGCTATCATTTCCTTAGCCCTCTTAGAATATTTCCACTTGGCGCAACATAAAGGATTCCAGCCTCTGACAAGCCTGGGAGTTGGAACGACAACAGCCTATGTCATTGCTAGTTTCTTAAGCATTCGCCATCCCCATTTAGCGGTTTTACCAGCCCTGATTTTGCTCGGAACAGCTATTCTTTACTTTTTGGCCTTTTTCAATAAGCAGCCTAATCCGCTCGGAAATATTGCCGTTACCTGGTTTGGAATTGCTTATCTGACCATCCCACTCACCTGCGGCTTGCAAATCAATTATTTCTTTCCACCAGGCATTGCAGACGATGGCCGTCTTTGGCTAGCTTACGCTTTAGCCGTTACCAAAATGACAGATGTGGGTGCCTATATTTGCGGAAAAATACTCGGAAAAAACAAGCTCGCACCTCATATCAGCCCTAAAAAGACGATTGAAGGGGCTATTGGCGGACTTACGGCCTCATTATTGACGAGCTTGGCATTCTATTTATTTCTACTCTCCTCTCCGATTGGCGCTAGCATGTCCATGAGCCTTTGGCAAAGCATTTGGCTGGGCCTGGTCATTAGTATCCTAGCTCAATTTGGCGATTTGGCAGAGTCTATTCTCAAACGAGATGCAGGCGTCAAGGATAGCAGCCAGCTGCCAGGCCTGGGAGGAGTCTTAGATATTGTCGATTCCCTTATTTTTACCTTGCCTTTGATGTATCTTTGGTTGAAAATGCATTTTTAA
- the uppS gene encoding polyprenyl diphosphate synthase — protein sequence MSVDIAIMPLQEKTGRFHAAQLAGLDPSRIPHHIAIIPDGNRRWAKKRLSTSQEGHREGADTLMETVKAAKELGIKAITFYTFSTENWSRSKEEVTALMALFASYLREQQEDMVQNGIKLETIGELKSLPFFLKQTIQDTKIATQDCDKIRLILALNYGARDELCRAFKAMLSDYDEKRLTIADIDENTVTRYLDTQHWPDPELLIRTSGEMRISNFLLWQISYTEIHIAPVLWPDFTPEHLLEAIIDYQGRDRRLGGA from the coding sequence ATGTCGGTTGATATTGCGATTATGCCACTACAAGAAAAGACTGGAAGATTCCATGCCGCACAACTCGCGGGATTAGATCCTTCCCGTATCCCCCACCACATCGCCATTATTCCCGATGGTAATCGCCGTTGGGCAAAAAAAAGATTATCGACTTCACAGGAAGGACATCGTGAAGGGGCCGATACTTTAATGGAAACGGTGAAAGCGGCCAAAGAGCTCGGGATCAAAGCCATCACGTTTTATACCTTTTCTACTGAAAACTGGTCCCGCTCCAAAGAAGAGGTCACAGCATTGATGGCCCTTTTTGCCTCTTATCTAAGAGAACAGCAAGAAGATATGGTTCAAAATGGAATCAAGTTAGAGACCATTGGGGAACTCAAGTCCCTCCCTTTCTTTTTAAAACAAACCATTCAAGACACAAAGATCGCCACACAAGACTGTGATAAAATCCGGCTCATCCTAGCTTTAAATTACGGAGCACGTGATGAACTCTGCCGTGCATTTAAAGCCATGCTAAGTGACTACGACGAAAAGCGTTTAACAATAGCAGACATTGATGAGAATACCGTGACCCGTTATCTAGATACTCAGCATTGGCCCGATCCGGAACTCTTGATTCGTACCAGCGGAGAAATGCGTATAAGTAATTTTCTTTTATGGCAAATTTCTTATACCGAAATCCACATAGCACCTGTTTTGTGGCCAGATTTTACACCTGAACATCTTTTGGAAGCCATTATTGACTATCAAGGAAGAGATCGGCGATTAGGAGGCGCTTAA
- the lepA gene encoding translation elongation factor 4, producing MYKYNIKNIRNFSIIAHIDHGKSTLADRLLELTHTVAARDMQEQLLDDMDLERERGITIKAHPVTMYYESKDGEIYQINLIDTPGHVDFTYEVSRSLAACEGALLVVDAGQGVQAQSLANVHLALERNLEIVPVINKIDLPAADVEGVRKQIEDVIGLDASDAIGCSAKSGLGVDAVLERILTAVPHPQEPEDDLLRALVFDSHYDVYRGVMVYIRVISGEIKRGSLIKMMVTNKTFEVLEVGMFTPKEKPVDVLRPGEVGYMIANIKSTSDVKIGDTITLQKYPAPEALPGFKLISPVVFAGIYPIDATDFEALRDALAKLQLNDSALHIEQESSTALGFGFRCGFLGLLHLEIVFERIQREFDIDIISTAPSVIYRFTLNDGTVKTVDNPAHYPDPTFIRMVEEPWVKCHIMIPSEYLGAIMNLGMDKRGVCVKTETMDSRRLLLTYRLPLNEIITDFNDKLKSITKGYGSFDYEFDNYEQSEIIKLEIRVNEEPVDAFSCLVHRTKAESKGRAICAKLVEVIPMQLFKVPIQAAIGGKIVARETIRAITKNVTAKCYGGDISRKRKLWEKQKKGKKRMKEIGKVNIPQSAFMEVLKAGD from the coding sequence ATGTATAAATATAATATCAAAAATATCCGCAACTTCTCAATCATAGCACACATTGACCACGGCAAATCGACTTTAGCGGACCGCTTATTAGAATTGACTCATACTGTCGCTGCACGCGATATGCAGGAGCAGTTATTAGACGATATGGATTTAGAGCGGGAAAGAGGAATTACGATTAAGGCTCACCCTGTAACCATGTATTATGAGTCTAAAGATGGAGAAATCTATCAAATCAACCTCATCGACACCCCGGGCCACGTCGACTTTACCTATGAAGTTTCTCGCTCTTTAGCGGCCTGTGAAGGGGCTTTACTCGTCGTCGATGCGGGTCAGGGAGTTCAGGCCCAAAGTTTAGCCAACGTTCACCTGGCTTTAGAACGAAATCTAGAAATTGTTCCCGTTATTAACAAGATCGATCTGCCAGCAGCCGATGTCGAAGGAGTGCGCAAGCAAATTGAAGATGTCATTGGCCTAGATGCGTCGGATGCAATCGGATGCTCTGCCAAGTCAGGGCTTGGCGTAGATGCCGTGCTGGAAAGGATCTTAACAGCCGTTCCCCATCCACAAGAGCCGGAAGACGACCTATTGCGGGCCTTGGTATTCGATTCCCACTACGATGTCTATCGCGGCGTCATGGTCTATATTCGAGTCATCAGTGGAGAAATCAAAAGAGGCTCTCTCATTAAAATGATGGTGACTAACAAGACATTTGAAGTCTTAGAAGTTGGCATGTTCACTCCTAAAGAAAAGCCAGTCGACGTATTAAGGCCTGGTGAAGTCGGCTACATGATTGCCAATATTAAGAGCACCTCTGATGTCAAGATTGGCGACACGATCACTTTACAAAAGTATCCGGCTCCAGAGGCTTTACCTGGCTTTAAACTCATTTCTCCGGTTGTTTTTGCTGGAATTTATCCTATCGACGCAACAGATTTTGAAGCGCTGCGCGATGCATTAGCCAAGCTGCAATTAAACGATTCAGCCCTCCACATTGAACAGGAAAGCAGTACTGCCTTAGGCTTTGGTTTCCGCTGTGGATTCTTGGGCCTCTTGCACTTAGAAATCGTCTTTGAGCGCATCCAACGTGAATTCGACATTGACATCATCTCAACGGCTCCAAGCGTTATTTACCGCTTCACTTTGAACGATGGCACCGTTAAGACAGTTGATAATCCAGCTCACTATCCAGACCCCACCTTTATCCGCATGGTCGAAGAGCCATGGGTAAAGTGCCACATCATGATTCCATCCGAGTATCTTGGAGCCATCATGAATCTAGGGATGGATAAGCGAGGCGTTTGCGTGAAGACAGAAACAATGGACTCACGCCGTCTGCTGCTAACCTATCGGCTCCCCTTAAACGAAATCATTACCGACTTTAATGACAAGCTGAAGTCTATAACAAAAGGCTACGGTTCATTTGACTATGAGTTTGATAATTACGAGCAAAGCGAAATCATTAAACTAGAAATCCGAGTCAATGAAGAGCCGGTCGATGCCTTTTCCTGCTTGGTTCACAGAACCAAAGCCGAGAGTAAAGGGCGGGCAATTTGTGCAAAGCTTGTGGAAGTGATTCCTATGCAGCTCTTTAAAGTGCCTATTCAAGCAGCTATCGGAGGCAAAATTGTTGCCCGCGAAACCATCCGCGCCATCACCAAAAACGTCACAGCGAAGTGTTATGGTGGAGATATTTCTCGCAAACGCAAGTTGTGGGAAAAGCAGAAAAAGGGTAAGAAGCGCATGAAAGAGATTGGTAAAGTCAATATCCCTCAAAGCGCCTTCATGGAAGTCTTGAAAGCAGGAGATTAA
- a CDS encoding RhoGEF domain-containing protein, with translation MIFVKQNPCLFASKNKPCPSRSLILLQTITLVQRPPRYELFLKELQKNISQPSPHIQTALKTALKKIQKGTANMNEKVRYTVLFNPQDLKKIHGKLSEGSSDKSESQSSAELSIGDRDYYCIRFYCIPLFYAFLLGSSN, from the coding sequence ATGATTTTCGTAAAACAAAATCCTTGCCTATTCGCATCAAAAAATAAGCCTTGCCCTTCCCGCTCTTTAATTCTCCTTCAAACCATCACCCTGGTTCAAAGGCCACCGCGCTATGAACTATTTTTAAAGGAATTGCAGAAAAATATCAGCCAGCCATCTCCGCACATTCAAACGGCGCTGAAAACGGCTTTGAAAAAAATTCAAAAAGGGACGGCAAATATGAATGAAAAAGTACGCTATACGGTGTTATTCAATCCGCAAGATCTTAAAAAAATTCATGGGAAACTATCCGAGGGGTCAAGCGATAAAAGTGAATCGCAGTCATCTGCCGAGCTTTCGATTGGCGATCGGGATTACTATTGCATTAGATTTTATTGCATACCGCTATTTTATGCCTTTCTGCTTGGGAGTTCAAATTAG
- a CDS encoding heavy metal translocating P-type ATPase: MEDSKKDKSGWGSYSKETCIAFISLVLIVLHVFLGYLFVVDPFYQNLPLLIALVVGGIPLVFDLLLNLVRLEFSSDLLAGISIVTSVWLEQYLAGTLVVLMLSGGQALELYAVRRASFLLEALANRMPNIAHRKTDKLIDVPLDQVEVDDSLVIYPHEICPVDGEVIEGHGIMDESYLTGEPFLIDKIPGSLVLSGSINGDRALTIKASKKAEDSRYAKIMKVMLVSEQRKPRLRRLGDELGAFYTPLALVFAIIAWAASGDPIRFLAVLVIATPCPLLIAIPVAIIGAVSLSAKSGIIIKNPAVLEQIAKCSAIIFDKTGTLTYGKPTLTDVMSFHSFSDNQILSLAASLEHYSKHPLSNAIIDKAKKENIATKEPSQISEKPGEGLSGLVDHHHIFITSRSSLLKKGRQDVVAQLPPEGGLECILMVDDKLAAHFRFHDTPRKDSRSFISHLNPMHHFEKVMIVSGDREQEVKYLAEQIGISEIYAGKTPEEKVDIVEEETKKHPTIYLGDGINDAPALAAATVGIAFGQNSEITTEAADAVILDNSLAKVDEILHIGRRMRRIALQSAVGGISLSLIGMLIAALGYLPPVMGAVLQEIIDVFAVLNALRVAFPRDKLTDF; the protein is encoded by the coding sequence ATGGAAGACAGCAAGAAAGATAAAAGCGGTTGGGGATCGTATTCAAAAGAGACCTGTATTGCCTTTATTAGCCTAGTTCTCATTGTTCTCCATGTCTTTTTGGGCTACTTGTTTGTTGTAGATCCATTCTATCAAAACCTTCCACTCCTCATTGCTTTAGTAGTCGGGGGAATTCCTCTTGTCTTTGATTTGCTGTTAAACCTCGTACGACTTGAGTTCAGCTCAGATCTATTAGCTGGAATTTCTATTGTAACCTCTGTGTGGCTCGAACAATATTTGGCAGGAACGCTTGTCGTATTGATGCTTTCTGGCGGGCAAGCTTTAGAGCTGTATGCTGTGCGCAGAGCATCTTTTTTGCTAGAGGCTTTGGCAAATCGCATGCCCAATATTGCTCATCGCAAAACCGACAAGCTGATTGATGTGCCACTTGATCAAGTTGAGGTGGACGATAGTTTAGTAATTTATCCTCATGAAATATGCCCTGTCGATGGTGAAGTCATAGAGGGGCATGGCATCATGGATGAGTCTTACTTGACTGGCGAGCCATTTTTAATCGATAAAATACCAGGTTCCCTTGTGCTTTCAGGATCTATCAATGGCGATAGGGCCTTGACGATTAAAGCCTCGAAAAAGGCTGAGGATTCTCGCTATGCGAAGATTATGAAAGTCATGTTGGTGTCTGAGCAGCGTAAGCCTCGCCTTAGACGTTTGGGTGATGAGCTCGGAGCTTTTTATACCCCTCTGGCCTTAGTATTTGCAATCATTGCTTGGGCGGCAAGCGGGGATCCTATTCGTTTTTTAGCTGTATTGGTGATTGCTACACCCTGCCCTTTACTGATTGCCATTCCAGTTGCTATCATAGGAGCAGTTTCTCTGAGTGCTAAGAGCGGAATTATTATCAAAAATCCAGCCGTACTAGAGCAGATTGCCAAATGCAGTGCGATTATTTTTGATAAAACAGGAACGCTGACTTATGGCAAGCCGACTCTAACAGATGTGATGAGCTTTCATTCCTTTTCTGATAATCAGATTTTGTCATTAGCCGCAAGCCTGGAACATTACTCTAAACATCCGTTATCGAATGCTATTATTGACAAAGCTAAAAAAGAAAATATTGCGACCAAAGAACCTAGCCAAATCAGTGAAAAACCTGGTGAGGGACTTTCTGGCCTAGTCGATCATCATCATATTTTTATCACGAGCCGCTCTAGCCTTCTTAAGAAGGGAAGACAAGATGTAGTTGCCCAATTGCCGCCTGAGGGGGGATTGGAATGCATTTTGATGGTGGATGATAAATTGGCAGCCCATTTTCGCTTTCATGACACGCCTCGCAAGGATAGCCGCTCTTTTATTTCTCATTTGAACCCCATGCATCACTTTGAAAAAGTCATGATCGTATCTGGCGATCGTGAGCAGGAAGTAAAGTATTTAGCAGAACAAATCGGCATTTCAGAGATTTATGCCGGCAAAACCCCGGAAGAAAAAGTCGACATTGTTGAGGAAGAAACCAAAAAACATCCTACCATCTATTTAGGAGATGGTATTAATGATGCACCAGCTTTGGCAGCCGCTACGGTAGGAATTGCATTCGGGCAAAACAGCGAAATTACGACCGAAGCAGCCGATGCGGTTATTTTAGATAACTCTTTAGCAAAGGTGGATGAGATTCTCCATATTGGCAGACGCATGCGTCGTATTGCCTTGCAAAGCGCAGTAGGGGGGATTAGCTTATCGCTCATTGGAATGCTAATCGCAGCACTTGGCTATCTTCCTCCCGTTATGGGAGCTGTTTTACAGGAAATTATAGATGTTTTTGCCGTCTTAAATGCATTGCGGGTCGCATTTCCAAGAGATAAACTAACTGATTTTTAA
- a CDS encoding zinc-dependent alcohol dehydrogenase family protein yields MKALVYQGPGKISLEDKPKPQLEKPTDCIVKILRTTICGTDLHIMKGDVPTVISGRTLGHEGVGIIEAVGNGVSNFHVNDKVLISCITCCGKCSYCKNKMYSHCEVGGWLLGHKIDGTQAEYVRIPYADTSLHPLPPEVDEEVAVMFSDILPTGFETGVLKGQIKLGDTVAIIGAGPVGLAALLTAQFYSPANIFVVDLDGHRLEMAKRLGATAIVNGSSDRAVETIMSLTQNKGVNVAIEAVGNRSAFDICQSIIAPGGFIANVGVHGTSVDFHLEKLWDRNITLTTALVDTYSIPTLLTTFKNGKLKPERLITHHFDLKDILKAYEVFKDAAHQNALKVILKNQH; encoded by the coding sequence ATGAAAGCTTTAGTCTATCAAGGTCCCGGTAAAATCTCTTTAGAAGATAAGCCAAAGCCTCAGTTGGAAAAACCGACCGACTGCATTGTCAAAATATTAAGAACAACCATTTGCGGGACCGACCTTCACATCATGAAAGGCGATGTACCAACAGTTATAAGTGGGCGCACACTTGGGCACGAAGGAGTTGGCATCATTGAAGCTGTTGGAAACGGAGTGTCCAATTTCCATGTGAATGACAAGGTCTTAATCTCATGCATTACCTGCTGCGGAAAATGCTCTTACTGCAAAAATAAAATGTACTCGCATTGCGAAGTAGGCGGTTGGCTGCTGGGGCATAAAATTGATGGAACGCAAGCCGAATATGTCCGCATTCCTTATGCCGACACAAGCCTTCATCCCCTTCCGCCAGAAGTCGACGAAGAAGTTGCCGTCATGTTCAGCGATATTTTACCAACGGGTTTCGAAACAGGTGTTTTAAAGGGACAGATCAAGCTAGGAGACACGGTGGCAATCATTGGAGCGGGTCCCGTAGGCTTAGCCGCTTTGTTGACGGCGCAATTCTACTCTCCAGCCAATATTTTTGTTGTGGATTTAGACGGCCACCGCTTGGAAATGGCCAAACGCTTGGGTGCAACAGCTATTGTTAATGGCAGTAGCGATCGAGCAGTTGAAACCATCATGAGTCTGACACAAAACAAAGGAGTCAATGTAGCGATCGAAGCCGTCGGCAATCGTTCCGCCTTCGATATCTGCCAGTCCATCATTGCTCCCGGCGGCTTTATCGCCAATGTTGGAGTCCATGGAACAAGCGTTGATTTTCATTTAGAAAAGCTTTGGGATCGCAATATTACCCTCACAACAGCACTAGTCGATACATATAGTATTCCAACTCTTCTCACGACTTTTAAAAATGGCAAGCTCAAACCTGAGCGGCTGATCACCCACCACTTTGATTTAAAAGACATTTTGAAGGCCTATGAAGTGTTTAAAGATGCTGCCCATCAAAATGCTTTAAAGGTGATCTTGAAAAACCAGCATTAG
- a CDS encoding DUF2851 family protein, with protein sequence MLPIYSDLLEPSNSSLAESKQAYLCLTERHLQALWLEQKYIHAWLTSRGEVVEVLSPGIWNTEAGPDFLKAHVRIGEKEYRGDVEIHLSDGGWYQHGHQTDERYEQVILHLSYYMPQKPQKLLKTNGPIPFQIYIENVLTVPAARLVKLIDLDLYPYRRFVGSGQCASRLFKHLSEERIRFLLTSAAFWRLERKEVFLQSHLTGRSLQLAGGMAMALGYKHNAEAFLELFLFLFPYRDISYSELLALAIGCCGFFETGRKINWEQSSYYQELRSLWWGLRDKLTHQASLRLDHIRPLNHPVRRLAYLVKLLQDPKMDCLWLDLLREWERNVEELATSMRPKSFLDRLIALIPAYGDDYWKRHYTFEAQAQKKELPLIGYDLKREFVVNTYLPLLYATLKERCQLSHLAVFQTFYASLGAPKTSKGRYLTHRFFGEASKGKLLNKATLMQGAYQLHKDFCVHHEASCEGCPFVERYLNRF encoded by the coding sequence ATGCTTCCGATCTATTCCGATTTACTTGAGCCTTCCAACTCAAGCCTGGCCGAGTCTAAGCAGGCTTATCTCTGCTTGACAGAAAGGCATTTGCAAGCCCTGTGGCTAGAGCAAAAATACATTCATGCTTGGTTGACAAGTAGAGGTGAAGTTGTAGAGGTACTTTCGCCCGGTATTTGGAATACAGAAGCCGGACCAGACTTTTTAAAGGCTCATGTGCGCATCGGTGAAAAGGAATATAGGGGGGACGTAGAGATTCATTTAAGTGATGGCGGATGGTATCAACATGGACATCAAACAGATGAAAGATATGAGCAGGTTATTCTCCATCTCTCTTATTACATGCCTCAAAAGCCTCAAAAGCTTTTAAAAACAAATGGCCCTATTCCTTTTCAGATCTACATCGAGAATGTTCTGACGGTACCAGCTGCTCGCCTGGTTAAATTGATAGATTTAGATCTTTATCCCTATAGACGCTTTGTAGGCAGTGGCCAATGTGCCAGCCGCTTATTCAAGCATCTATCAGAAGAGCGCATTCGCTTTTTATTGACTTCTGCTGCATTTTGGCGCTTAGAGAGAAAAGAAGTGTTTTTGCAAAGCCACCTGACAGGCCGCTCCTTGCAGTTAGCAGGTGGGATGGCAATGGCTCTTGGCTATAAGCACAACGCTGAGGCTTTTTTAGAGCTATTTTTGTTTTTATTTCCTTACCGTGACATTTCCTATAGCGAATTGCTTGCCTTGGCAATAGGCTGTTGCGGCTTTTTTGAGACTGGACGCAAAATAAATTGGGAGCAATCCAGTTATTATCAAGAGCTTCGTTCTTTGTGGTGGGGGTTAAGGGATAAGTTGACCCATCAAGCTTCCCTGAGGCTGGATCACATCAGGCCCCTCAATCACCCAGTCCGCCGCTTGGCATATCTTGTAAAGTTATTGCAAGATCCTAAAATGGATTGCTTATGGCTTGATCTTTTAAGAGAATGGGAGCGAAATGTGGAAGAATTGGCTACTTCGATGCGTCCAAAAAGCTTTTTGGACCGATTAATAGCCCTCATTCCTGCTTATGGAGATGATTACTGGAAGCGGCATTACACTTTTGAGGCGCAAGCTCAAAAGAAAGAGCTTCCTTTGATCGGCTATGATCTAAAAAGGGAATTCGTTGTAAATACCTATTTACCTCTTTTATATGCGACTCTCAAAGAGAGATGCCAGCTATCACATTTGGCTGTTTTTCAGACCTTTTACGCCAGTCTTGGTGCTCCAAAGACGAGCAAGGGGCGCTATTTGACCCATCGGTTTTTCGGTGAGGCGTCCAAAGGGAAGCTTCTGAATAAAGCCACACTTATGCAAGGAGCCTATCAGCTCCATAAAGATTTTTGTGTGCATCATGAAGCTAGTTGCGAGGGATGTCCTTTTGTTGAGCGCTATCTAAATCGGTTTTGA